A genomic segment from Peribacillus sp. ACCC06369 encodes:
- the guaA gene encoding glutamine-hydrolyzing GMP synthase: MPGKTELQKNQEMIVVLDFGSQYNQLITRRIREFGVYSELHPHTITVEEIEKMNPTGIIFSGGPNSVYDATAFGCDERIFEMGLPIFGICYGMQLMTKHFGGKVEPAKNREYGKATLAIQNESKLFSDLPKEQIVWMSHGDLVVETPEGFKIDGTNPSCPISAMSDESRKLYAVQFHPEVRHSVYGNDILKNFVFGVCGCKGDWSMENFIEIEMEKIRQTVGDKKVLCALSGGVDSSVVAVLIHKAIGDQLTCIFVDHGLLRKGEAEGVMETFREGFNMNVIKVDASERFLSKLAGVSDPEQKRKIIGNEFIYVFDDEATKLKGIEFLAQGTLYTDIIESGTATAQTIKSHHNVGGLPEDMQFKLIEPLNTLFKDEVRALGSEMGIPDEIVWRQPFPGPGLGIRVLGEISDEKLEIVRESDHILREEIKKNGLEREIWQYFTVLPNIRSVGVMGDARTYDYTIGIRAVTSIDGMTSDWARIPWDVLEIISTRIVNEVNHVNRVVYDITSKPPATIEWE; this comes from the coding sequence GTGCCGGGGAAAACAGAATTGCAAAAAAACCAGGAAATGATCGTAGTACTTGATTTCGGAAGCCAATATAACCAATTGATCACTCGTCGTATCCGCGAATTTGGTGTGTACAGTGAGCTTCATCCTCATACAATTACTGTAGAAGAAATCGAGAAAATGAACCCAACGGGAATTATTTTCTCAGGCGGTCCGAACAGTGTTTATGATGCAACTGCATTTGGTTGTGATGAACGCATATTCGAAATGGGCCTACCGATTTTCGGTATTTGTTATGGCATGCAGCTTATGACCAAACATTTTGGCGGAAAAGTGGAACCAGCTAAAAACCGTGAATACGGAAAAGCGACACTTGCCATCCAAAATGAGTCCAAGTTATTCAGTGACTTGCCAAAAGAACAAATCGTTTGGATGAGCCATGGTGATTTAGTGGTGGAAACGCCTGAAGGTTTCAAGATTGATGGAACGAACCCGTCTTGCCCAATTTCGGCTATGAGTGACGAGTCACGTAAATTGTATGCCGTACAATTCCATCCTGAAGTCCGTCATTCAGTTTACGGAAATGACATTTTGAAAAATTTCGTATTCGGCGTTTGTGGTTGCAAAGGTGACTGGTCAATGGAGAACTTCATTGAAATCGAGATGGAGAAAATCCGTCAAACGGTCGGAGATAAAAAAGTGTTATGCGCATTGAGCGGCGGAGTGGATTCATCCGTTGTGGCTGTATTGATCCATAAAGCGATTGGCGATCAGCTAACATGTATTTTCGTTGATCATGGATTACTTCGTAAAGGGGAAGCCGAAGGTGTAATGGAAACATTCAGGGAAGGCTTCAATATGAACGTAATCAAGGTCGATGCATCGGAACGCTTCCTATCGAAACTTGCTGGCGTTTCAGATCCGGAACAAAAACGGAAAATCATCGGTAACGAGTTTATCTACGTATTTGATGACGAAGCAACAAAGCTTAAAGGTATTGAATTCCTTGCACAAGGGACACTGTACACAGACATTATTGAAAGTGGTACGGCTACTGCACAAACAATTAAATCGCATCATAACGTTGGCGGTCTGCCGGAAGATATGCAATTTAAATTGATTGAGCCATTGAATACTCTATTCAAGGATGAAGTGCGTGCACTTGGAAGTGAAATGGGCATTCCAGATGAAATCGTTTGGCGTCAACCATTCCCAGGTCCAGGTTTAGGCATTCGTGTATTAGGTGAAATTTCAGATGAAAAACTTGAAATCGTTCGTGAATCTGACCATATCTTACGTGAAGAAATTAAAAAGAATGGTTTGGAACGTGAAATTTGGCAGTACTTTACGGTGCTTCCTAACATCCGTAGTGTAGGGGTAATGGGCGACGCCCGTACGTATGATTACACAATCGGGATCCGTGCTGTAACATCCATTGACGGAATGACTTCCGATTGGGCGAGAATCCCATGGGATGTACTTGAAATCATCTCAACGAGAATCGTTAATGAAGTTAATCATGTTAACCGCGTCGTGTATGACATTACTTCCAAGCCACCTGCAACTATCGAGTGGGAATAG
- a CDS encoding NCS2 family permease, which translates to MKNYFRFNELGTNYRREILGGLTTFLSMAYILVVNPVMLTLQSIEDYPDELRMDYGAVFAATALAAAIGSILMGLIARYPISLAPGMGLNAFFAFTVVLGFGIPWQTALTGVLISGIIFVLLSLSGIREKIINAIPVELKYAVGAGIGLFITFVGFQNAGIITNDDSVLVGLGDLTSGNTLLAVFGIVVTVILMTRGVKSGVFIGMVITAIAGMIFGQVPVPEKIIGAVPSIAPTFGVAFDAFGNPGDLFTGQMLIVILTFLFVAFFDTAGTLVAVAQQAGLMKDNVLPRVGKGLLADSLSIVSGAILGTSTTTSYVESTSGVAAGARSGFAAVVTGLLFVLSLFFFPLLSVVTSAVTAPALVIVGVLMASSLKNIDWQKFEIAVPAFFTVIMMPMTYSIATGIACGFIFYPITMSMKGRAKEVHPIMWGLGVVFLLYFIFLK; encoded by the coding sequence ATGAAAAATTATTTTCGGTTTAATGAGCTGGGAACTAATTATCGCCGTGAAATACTTGGCGGACTAACTACGTTCCTTTCGATGGCATATATCCTGGTTGTTAACCCTGTGATGCTGACTTTACAAAGCATCGAGGACTATCCAGATGAATTGAGAATGGACTACGGAGCCGTTTTTGCAGCGACTGCCTTAGCAGCTGCGATTGGCTCGATATTGATGGGGCTCATAGCCAGGTATCCAATATCGCTGGCGCCAGGAATGGGATTGAATGCTTTCTTCGCTTTCACCGTTGTACTTGGTTTTGGAATCCCTTGGCAGACTGCTTTAACAGGGGTATTGATTTCAGGGATTATCTTCGTTTTGCTTTCCCTATCGGGAATACGGGAGAAAATCATTAATGCAATTCCAGTCGAACTTAAATACGCAGTTGGAGCTGGTATCGGCTTATTCATTACTTTTGTAGGGTTTCAAAATGCTGGAATCATCACGAATGATGACAGCGTCCTTGTCGGATTGGGTGACTTAACCTCAGGAAATACTTTATTGGCTGTTTTTGGAATTGTCGTAACCGTCATTTTGATGACGAGAGGCGTTAAAAGTGGCGTGTTCATAGGAATGGTCATTACAGCCATTGCAGGAATGATCTTTGGGCAAGTGCCGGTGCCGGAGAAAATAATCGGTGCCGTTCCTAGCATTGCTCCTACTTTCGGAGTTGCATTCGATGCCTTCGGAAATCCCGGTGATCTCTTCACTGGTCAAATGTTAATCGTGATATTGACTTTTCTGTTCGTAGCTTTCTTTGATACAGCCGGTACGTTGGTGGCTGTTGCGCAACAAGCTGGACTGATGAAGGATAATGTACTTCCTAGAGTGGGAAAAGGATTACTTGCCGATTCATTATCCATCGTTTCAGGTGCAATTCTTGGTACTTCCACCACTACATCTTATGTAGAGTCAACATCGGGTGTTGCTGCTGGTGCTCGAAGTGGTTTTGCGGCTGTAGTAACCGGTTTGCTGTTTGTCCTATCCCTTTTCTTCTTCCCGCTTCTTTCGGTGGTGACATCTGCGGTGACTGCGCCGGCATTAGTTATAGTCGGAGTATTAATGGCATCTTCACTTAAAAATATTGACTGGCAGAAGTTCGAAATTGCTGTTCCAGCCTTCTTTACCGTTATCATGATGCCCATGACATATTCAATTGCGACAGGGATAGCTTGTGGATTCATCTTCTATCCGATCACGATGTCGATGAAAGGAAGGGCTAAAGAAGTTCACCCGATCATGTGGGGTCTTGGAGTCGTCTTCCTTCTATATTTCATTTTCTTGAAGTAA